From Thermodesulfobacteriota bacterium:
TCGTATATGCGGTCCTGCGGCCGCTCCAGCAGGAACCTGGCCGGGCTTTCGTGGCAGCCCTCGCAGCGCGGGACTCCCCTGCGCACGGTGTGCGGGAAGAACGCCTTCCATTCCGCCGCCAGGAGCCGGTTCTCGACGGCCGCCCCGGATACCTCCCCCGCGTCCGTGAAGTACGCGATGAACTGCGGGCGGATGGGGCTCACCTTCCCTTCCCGGTTCTTCCCCAGCGGAGGGGCGTCCTGCCTCCGAAGCCAGGCGCTCTTCGCATAAACGCCGTCGTTCCGCCGCACCTGGAATGCGCCCGCCCGGTTCAGCGACCCGAACCGGAGGAAGAATGTCCCGTACTCCTGGGCGGCCCAGGCGGAATGGCAGGCGTAACACTCCAGCCCGCGCATGTGCGCCTGGATCCGGTGCTCCACCGGCCCCTTCCCCGGCCGGTGGCAGTCCGCGCACCCTTTGGACGACTTCCGCCCCTGCGCGAGGCTTTCCATCCCGTGGCAGTCGGCGCAGGACATCCCCGCCTCCGCGTGGACGTCCGGCCGCATCTTCAGATAGGTTACACCGTCCACAGCCTTCCCCCGCTGGTAACGGAGATGGTCCTCCCGGGGGGCCCGGCCGTGGAACTCCTGCCCCACGAAATAATCCTTGTGGCACCTCAGGCAGGCATCCCCCGCCGGCCGGCCGATCCGGTGCCCGGAGCCGCGGTGGCAGTCGCGGCATCCCGAGACATGGCAGGAACCGCAGTTCCGGCCGTAGAAATCCGCGTCGTGGCGCCCCCAGGTCCGCTCGACGAACCGGATCTCCGCCGTGCGTGTCGCCATCGGGCCGTCCAGCACCGGGGCATATCGCGGGTGGCATCCGGCGCATCCCGACGCGCGGTGCTTCCCCGAGGCGGGATCCGAGAGCGGCGCCCCCGCCGCACCGTGACAGGAGCCGCAGGAGACCCCCGCATGCGCCCCGGACATCGCGACGGTGTGGCACGCGGAGCATGTTTCCCCCGCGGGCGCACCCGCCGCCGCGCTAACGGCCGCCCAGAAGACGGCGATGAACCCGATCGTCCAGGTCGC
This genomic window contains:
- the extO gene encoding selenite/tellurite reduction operon b-type cytochrome iron-sulfur cluster-binding subunit ExtO, translated to MTRQRTRTISTRRKSITATWTIGFIAVFWAAVSAAAGAPAGETCSACHTVAMSGAHAGVSCGSCHGAAGAPLSDPASGKHRASGCAGCHPRYAPVLDGPMATRTAEIRFVERTWGRHDADFYGRNCGSCHVSGCRDCHRGSGHRIGRPAGDACLRCHKDYFVGQEFHGRAPREDHLRYQRGKAVDGVTYLKMRPDVHAEAGMSCADCHGMESLAQGRKSSKGCADCHRPGKGPVEHRIQAHMRGLECYACHSAWAAQEYGTFFLRFGSLNRAGAFQVRRNDGVYAKSAWLRRQDAPPLGKNREGKVSPIRPQFIAYFTDAGEVSGAAVENRLLAAEWKAFFPHTVRRGVPRCEGCHESPARFLLERPQDRIYDISRDGLGLASFWTQEGQRVANGSFYDNAAFSRMSAKGPEYQRAYIERWRRWTESVEASSGR